CTTCGGTATCCGTTCGCAGGTTAGCCAACACTTGGGGGCTATTCGGATCATTGTTCATTGTGATTCTCCTCGTCTAAGCCTTCCTCACCCAGCGGGCAGCGGTTAGGGGGCTACCAAAACCAATTCCTCGGCGTGCGAAAATACACCAGCACGCCCACAACAAATGTTATCGCGTATGGCCACCAATAATAAAAAAACGTCCCCAGATATTCACCGAAGCCAACTGGCTGCCGATAGGCTACAAGCGCTAATTCCTCCAGGATCATCAAAGTGACAAAGACTGCAAGTGCCATTAGACAGCCACGAGCGAATTTCATTTCCGCATTGTAGCGTATCGGGAGGTAGCGTCTTAACAGCGGGGTGCTGAAAGGCGCTTGCGAAACACTCGCTGCGTCTTGACTTGTCGAAATAACAAACTCTCATAAAACTTGTGGGACTCGGTGCGCTCTTCTCGGCAACGCACTGACACCTCGGCAGCTCCGCGCTTCACTGCCCAAACCTCGATGGCCTTCACCATTTGCCGCCCGATGCCACTTCGCCGCCAGCGCGCGTCGACAACCAAACCGCCGATTTCCACACGATAGTCCGACTCCAAAAGCTGACCGAGAAAACCATGAATCCAACCCGCCAACTCTCCTCCTGGACCTTCAGCCACCCACAGGCTGTCATTGGATGACCCAAACATTCGCGCCATGCGCATCCGTATTGATGCGTCGGAGACCGGATAACCAAGCTGTGAAGTCAATCGCGCCAACTCCGATGCATCGGACTCCATCGCTTGTCTGATTACAGGGTGTGACATAGGGTTCGGTGTTGGCACACTAAAATATGCCTGCTAATTCGCGGATCGTGAAGCGGAAGGGTGCCCAAATTATAGTGACAGATCGCTAACGAACACGATTTTCTTAAGATCCGGGGACCAGCACGCATCAAAATTGCGGGCGTCGGGCTGGCCGTCGAAACGTTGCGGCTCAGATTTGCCATTGGGATCAAATGTGTAAATCTGATCGTTGTTTCCGCTGGTACGCATCGTCAGAAGAATCTTTGTACTCGGTCCCCAAAACGGATACCTAGCCAGCGCTTTGTTGGATACGCAAATCTTCGGCTGGGCTTGTGTGCCGTCGGCAGCAGTAACAGCCAGCTCGGGGTCTTGAGAATCTTTGCGGCCGATAAAGCAAAGTTCTTTGCCATCGGGGGACCAGGCAGCGTAGCCAATGATTCGTGAGTACGGTTGGCTAAGCTTGCGATGGGTCTCTTCGAGTACATCGTAAACAAATAGCTCGTCCTGGGCTTCATTAGTGTAGGCAATGTGCGCGCCATCGGG
Above is a genomic segment from Pirellulales bacterium containing:
- a CDS encoding GNAT family N-acetyltransferase, with the translated sequence MESDASELARLTSQLGYPVSDASIRMRMARMFGSSNDSLWVAEGPGGELAGWIHGFLGQLLESDYRVEIGGLVVDARWRRSGIGRQMVKAIEVWAVKRGAAEVSVRCREERTESHKFYESLLFRQVKTQRVFRKRLSAPRC